In a single window of the Candidatus Krumholzibacteriia bacterium genome:
- a CDS encoding ComEC/Rec2 family competence protein, producing MFRALFLAELIVLWPACGLGILRGLALLIAFVPLPSRPGRTLPIFMLGILLALFSLRALPQMGEGEVKGRWLRSWKSRDGLFEGKVAGIEGVVFRGCGAETPFPGSPFHGKGRLLPLRAAGRKEFRLESWKAEQRESAVQRASRRGRLNRSRQLLFRASRHWPASTRPLARALLFGDRRALSRRQVSHFRDAGLAHLLALSGMHVAFFLLLLRRLFLSSGLGIARSEILLLFLLPFLPMLGGGGPSLRRASMMAGYLILGRRLGGRPPALEALCFAGFWEVLILPTTLHSAGFQLSYIATASLIVAAQAFRFRHGLPGRWLLEAMGISVLCNYATLPIALPLFHRLPLAGPLWNLLAAPLLGASLLSGWLFLPLSWLGMGETLVLIPSTLMSLLAGLARWGGEHWHWVLEGLNPGDWVWLPWALGMRLLWMARSHPANS from the coding sequence ATGTTCCGAGCACTCTTCCTTGCAGAGTTGATCGTCCTCTGGCCGGCCTGTGGTCTGGGGATCCTGCGTGGCTTGGCACTCCTGATTGCCTTTGTCCCTCTTCCCTCGCGACCGGGAAGAACCCTCCCGATCTTCATGCTCGGAATTCTCCTTGCCCTGTTCTCGCTCAGGGCGCTCCCTCAAATGGGAGAGGGAGAGGTGAAGGGTCGATGGCTGCGCTCCTGGAAGTCCCGAGACGGTCTCTTCGAAGGGAAGGTGGCGGGGATTGAGGGAGTGGTGTTTCGCGGTTGCGGGGCGGAAACGCCCTTTCCGGGAAGCCCGTTTCATGGAAAAGGCAGGCTTTTGCCACTGCGGGCGGCAGGACGAAAGGAATTTCGCCTTGAGTCCTGGAAGGCAGAGCAAAGGGAGAGCGCAGTGCAGCGCGCTTCCCGCAGGGGGCGATTGAATCGGAGCCGGCAGCTTCTCTTTCGGGCAAGTCGGCACTGGCCCGCGAGCACCCGTCCCTTGGCCCGAGCACTTCTCTTCGGGGATCGAAGAGCCTTGAGTCGGCGTCAGGTCTCCCATTTCCGGGACGCGGGTCTGGCTCATCTGCTGGCTCTTAGCGGCATGCATGTGGCCTTCTTCCTTCTTCTTCTGCGAAGACTCTTTCTGTCTTCGGGACTGGGAATTGCCCGGAGTGAGATCCTCCTTCTCTTTCTTCTGCCCTTCCTCCCGATGCTCGGAGGAGGGGGGCCATCGCTGAGAAGAGCCTCGATGATGGCGGGCTACCTGATCCTCGGTCGCAGGCTGGGGGGGAGACCTCCTGCTCTGGAAGCCCTCTGCTTTGCCGGCTTTTGGGAAGTTCTGATTCTGCCGACAACGCTTCACTCCGCAGGATTTCAGTTGAGCTACATTGCCACGGCTTCCCTGATTGTGGCAGCACAGGCCTTTCGTTTTCGCCATGGCCTTCCGGGACGGTGGCTTCTGGAGGCCATGGGAATCTCGGTCCTCTGTAACTACGCCACTCTTCCCATCGCCCTGCCCCTTTTTCACCGGCTTCCCCTGGCCGGCCCTCTCTGGAACCTTCTGGCGGCACCCCTTCTGGGCGCATCCCTTCTGAGCGGCTGGCTCTTTCTACCGCTATCCTGGCTTGGCATGGGAGAAACTCTGGTACTCATCCCATCGACCCTGATGTCTCTTCTTGCGGGACTTGCCCGCTGGGGAGGAGAGCATTGGCACTGGGTGCTGGAGGGCTTGAACCCCGGGGACTGGGTCTGGCTTCCCTGGGCGCTGGGAATGCGATTATTGTGGATGGCAAGATCCCATCCTGCAAACAGTTGA
- the purH gene encoding bifunctional phosphoribosylaminoimidazolecarboxamide formyltransferase/IMP cyclohydrolase, with protein sequence MKRALLSVTDKSGLEALAGFLQEQGVEMIASGGTRAYLEERGFPVQELAAYTGQAECLGGRVKTLHPRVFGGILADPALHAEDLQSGDFPLIDLLVVNLYRFREAASDPDKSPEDIIESIDIGGPSLLRAAAKNHARVSVLCDPGDYASFMEHCRKHGGRTEDRYRRSLAARAFAHTRDYDIAIAEWFEGDSGDSPVLGLRYGENPHQAAWLHFGDAGGPPFQQVQGKELSYNNYLDLSAALDLLLDLQGPAAVILKHSNPCGVGFADTGSEALRRAWSSDPVSAFGSVIAMSETLDLQAAEFLKKKFIEVLLLPSADEEALKLLSSKKNLRILLIEDISAWRVREVKRSVGPLLLRQEADLDFASPQDWTLATGKQPGEVGLRELDRAWRVVKHVKSNAVLIWKGNRLLAAGAGQMSRLDSCRIAVDRARELGHEIEDSVAASDAFFPFPDGLEILAEAGVKRVIQPGGSIRDEEVLKRAEELGITVLLTGRRHFRH encoded by the coding sequence ATGAAACGGGCACTGCTGAGTGTGACGGACAAGTCAGGTCTGGAGGCACTGGCCGGCTTCCTTCAGGAACAGGGAGTGGAAATGATCGCCAGCGGCGGCACGCGCGCCTATCTGGAGGAGCGCGGCTTCCCGGTTCAGGAGCTTGCTGCCTATACGGGCCAGGCAGAGTGTCTTGGAGGTCGCGTCAAGACCCTTCACCCTCGGGTGTTCGGGGGGATTCTTGCCGACCCGGCTCTGCATGCGGAGGATCTTCAGTCCGGGGACTTCCCCCTGATTGATCTGTTAGTGGTCAATCTTTATCGTTTTCGGGAGGCCGCTTCCGATCCGGACAAGAGCCCGGAGGACATTATCGAGTCCATCGACATTGGAGGGCCGAGTCTGCTGAGGGCTGCTGCCAAGAACCATGCAAGGGTCAGTGTCCTTTGTGATCCCGGAGACTATGCTTCCTTTATGGAGCATTGCCGGAAGCATGGCGGCAGGACCGAGGATCGCTATCGCAGGTCTCTTGCCGCACGCGCCTTTGCCCATACACGGGACTATGACATTGCCATTGCAGAATGGTTTGAAGGAGACTCCGGGGACTCTCCTGTTCTGGGGCTACGCTACGGGGAGAACCCGCATCAGGCTGCCTGGCTGCATTTTGGAGATGCGGGCGGCCCTCCTTTTCAGCAAGTGCAGGGGAAGGAGCTTTCCTACAACAACTATCTTGATCTCTCCGCGGCTCTTGACCTGTTGCTGGATTTGCAGGGCCCTGCGGCCGTGATTCTCAAGCACAGTAATCCTTGCGGTGTAGGTTTTGCCGATACAGGAAGTGAGGCGCTTCGGCGGGCCTGGTCCTCAGATCCGGTGAGTGCCTTCGGGTCTGTGATCGCGATGAGCGAGACTCTGGATCTGCAGGCCGCGGAGTTTCTGAAGAAGAAGTTCATCGAGGTTCTTCTCCTTCCTTCTGCCGACGAAGAGGCCCTGAAGCTTCTTTCCTCCAAGAAGAATCTGAGGATCCTGCTCATTGAGGATATCTCCGCCTGGAGAGTCCGGGAAGTGAAACGCTCGGTGGGTCCTCTTCTTCTTAGGCAGGAAGCAGATCTTGATTTTGCAAGCCCTCAGGACTGGACGCTGGCAACGGGAAAGCAGCCCGGAGAGGTGGGACTGCGGGAACTGGATCGAGCCTGGCGAGTGGTCAAGCATGTGAAAAGCAATGCGGTTCTGATCTGGAAGGGCAATCGGCTGCTTGCCGCGGGGGCGGGGCAGATGAGCCGACTGGATTCCTGCCGTATTGCAGTGGACAGGGCCAGGGAACTTGGCCATGAAATCGAGGACTCCGTGGCCGCATCGGATGCTTTTTTCCCCTTTCCCGACGGTCTGGAAATTCTTGCTGAAGCGGGAGTAAAACGGGTGATTCAGCCGGGAGGATCCATCCGTGATGAGGAAGTCCTCAAAAGGGCGGAAGAACTGGGCATCACAGTATTGCTGACAGGTCGCCGCCATTTCCGACATTAG
- a CDS encoding NHL repeat-containing protein: MISALAFGRETTYVYPPWSHTVLGLHRIGSAEVSLFSRGKVQCANPQGIAAVKMKELDDPDSGKDDIWLTLFAVNSDRGEIVYNPGVTSVHTFGSRGHGEGEFFQPMGIAANDSGQVLVADTGNHRLALLQFRESGNRWLHRYRLQWRGSFDNGDPAFKPVDVCWCEKAFWVADASTGKVFRFDREGKFLGEWPLQISEPLKDLRGIAVISPRDPWSRLSSFQLLLVADEGRELHLFNRRGKRIARRSPGEIYSREARFHYPAFDLRGQALLADQVSGKLFKLDKELEPLKILETLDEDPVPLNRPTGIAIWRRYGMVFIAEQDGGVYLWTGTDILNPRLSFSGSGEDRDRLVLEYSLSERSFVEIYLRKGQEESLLISKKNREEGFNRQILSLDPDILEADVLVLKARPLYSARKHLNVERLLPIPELKHETR; this comes from the coding sequence ATGATCTCAGCCCTGGCCTTCGGGCGGGAGACTACCTATGTCTATCCTCCCTGGTCCCATACGGTCCTGGGTCTTCATCGCATTGGAAGTGCCGAGGTCTCCCTTTTTTCACGGGGAAAAGTGCAGTGTGCAAATCCCCAGGGAATTGCGGCCGTCAAGATGAAGGAACTGGACGACCCGGACTCCGGCAAGGATGACATCTGGCTCACGCTCTTTGCGGTCAACTCGGATCGGGGGGAAATTGTCTACAATCCCGGGGTCACTTCCGTGCACACTTTCGGAAGCCGGGGGCACGGGGAAGGCGAGTTCTTTCAACCCATGGGCATTGCCGCCAATGATTCCGGGCAGGTGCTCGTCGCAGACACGGGCAATCACCGTTTGGCCCTCCTGCAGTTTCGGGAGAGCGGGAATCGATGGCTCCACCGATATCGCCTCCAATGGCGGGGGAGCTTCGACAATGGAGACCCTGCTTTCAAGCCCGTGGATGTCTGCTGGTGCGAAAAGGCATTCTGGGTAGCCGACGCTTCAACGGGCAAGGTCTTCCGCTTTGACAGGGAGGGAAAGTTTCTGGGGGAATGGCCCCTGCAGATTTCCGAGCCACTGAAGGACTTGCGGGGAATCGCTGTCATCTCTCCACGGGACCCCTGGTCGAGACTGAGCTCTTTCCAGTTGCTTCTGGTGGCTGATGAGGGCCGGGAGCTTCATCTCTTCAATCGTCGTGGAAAGAGAATAGCCCGTCGCAGTCCGGGAGAGATCTATTCCCGGGAGGCTCGCTTCCATTATCCGGCCTTTGACCTTCGCGGGCAGGCCCTGCTTGCCGATCAGGTTTCCGGGAAGCTCTTCAAGCTGGACAAGGAACTCGAGCCCCTGAAGATACTCGAAACTCTGGATGAAGATCCCGTGCCTTTGAATCGCCCCACAGGAATTGCCATCTGGAGGCGTTATGGAATGGTGTTCATTGCAGAGCAGGATGGGGGAGTCTATCTCTGGACGGGGACAGACATCCTCAATCCTCGTCTGAGTTTCTCGGGAAGTGGCGAGGATCGCGACCGGCTCGTTCTGGAATACAGCCTCAGTGAGAGAAGTTTCGTGGAAATCTACCTCAGAAAAGGCCAGGAAGAGTCTCTCCTGATTTCCAAGAAGAACCGGGAAGAGGGTTTCAACCGCCAGATTCTCTCTCTGGACCCGGATATTCTGGAAGCGGATGTTCTGGTGCTGAAGGCGAGGCCTCTCTACTCGGCAAGGAAACATCTCAATGTGGAGCGGCTGCTTCCCATCCCGGAGTTGAAGCATGAAACTCGGTGA
- a CDS encoding GGDEF domain-containing protein, giving the protein MDRLRKTSRYFLEHLVPWDLIPESKRRHLHALLHEDDEDAIALAALDLAEDLASRGHFERLGPLQYRDPRSNSVFRFPAYARTAPASQEGSESARLLQAPEPEDLEAIYEEILSALRLEEARGGGIGEKNRLMLLLDSWIPGAAVTLYGFQELRGLEQALGMEIVRLEVETLAQGHPFREVMRLQAPLKLDSRDPSFRSYPRRAEGSKETVFLLPLFLEGQAWGILELLFPGEPSLPGLEGRLQMLGRALSHQIYNHRVLSRVVFVDWLTQVYNRTFLEMQFPIEVEKARRNGETLALLMIDLDDFKRVNDTWGHDWGDRVLRDFASVLRKTFRRVDSIFRFGGEEFMVILPRLDRERAFRAGERLLEAIRDHEFIVGEAGLRLPLSASVGGAVFPDDAASEGALFKTADECCYRAKKGGKDQVVFPD; this is encoded by the coding sequence ATGGACAGACTTCGAAAGACCAGTCGCTACTTTCTTGAGCACCTTGTCCCCTGGGATCTGATTCCGGAGTCAAAGCGTCGGCATCTGCATGCCCTTTTGCACGAGGATGATGAGGATGCCATCGCTCTGGCGGCTTTGGACCTTGCAGAGGATCTTGCCTCCCGGGGGCACTTCGAGAGACTCGGTCCTCTTCAGTACCGCGATCCCCGTTCAAACTCCGTATTCCGTTTCCCCGCCTATGCCAGAACAGCCCCGGCCTCTCAGGAAGGCAGCGAAAGCGCGAGACTGCTTCAGGCTCCGGAGCCTGAGGATCTGGAGGCGATCTACGAGGAGATTCTTTCGGCACTGCGCCTGGAGGAAGCGCGCGGTGGAGGCATCGGGGAGAAGAATCGGCTCATGCTGCTTCTCGATTCCTGGATTCCGGGGGCCGCAGTTACGCTCTACGGTTTTCAGGAACTCCGGGGTCTGGAACAGGCTCTCGGCATGGAGATCGTCCGCCTGGAGGTGGAGACTCTGGCTCAGGGACACCCTTTCCGGGAAGTGATGCGACTGCAGGCCCCGCTGAAGCTGGACAGTCGGGATCCGTCCTTCCGTTCCTATCCGAGAAGAGCAGAAGGCAGTAAGGAAACCGTCTTCCTCCTCCCCCTGTTTCTGGAAGGGCAGGCCTGGGGGATTCTGGAACTTCTCTTCCCTGGCGAGCCCTCATTGCCCGGACTGGAAGGGCGTCTTCAGATGCTTGGTCGGGCACTTTCCCACCAGATCTACAATCACCGGGTCCTCTCTCGCGTCGTTTTTGTGGACTGGCTGACCCAGGTCTACAACCGAACCTTTTTGGAGATGCAGTTTCCTATCGAGGTGGAGAAGGCGCGGAGAAATGGAGAGACTCTTGCACTCCTGATGATCGATCTCGATGACTTCAAGCGGGTCAATGATACCTGGGGTCATGACTGGGGCGATCGGGTTCTTCGTGATTTCGCCTCCGTCTTGCGAAAGACCTTCCGGAGGGTGGACTCCATCTTCCGCTTCGGAGGGGAGGAATTCATGGTGATTCTGCCTCGACTGGATCGCGAGCGAGCGTTTCGGGCGGGGGAGAGGCTTTTGGAAGCCATCCGGGATCATGAGTTCATTGTGGGCGAGGCAGGACTTCGCCTGCCCCTGAGTGCCAGCGTCGGCGGAGCAGTGTTTCCGGACGATGCGGCCAGCGAGGGGGCCCTCTTCAAGACTGCCGACGAATGTTGTTACCGCGCCAAGAAGGGCGGCAAGGACCAGGTGGTCTTTCCCGACTGA
- the guaA gene encoding glutamine-hydrolyzing GMP synthase — MIHEEQSIVILDYGSQYTQLIARRIRELKVYSVILPWTASREEVLRENPRGLILSGGPSSVYDEGAPELQDWILGLKIPLLGVCYGMQLLGRAHGGRIDSSDRREYGLARVQCDPAAGLFLGMDPEEEVWMSHGDSMHELPEGLHSTAHSEGSPVCAFEDESGRILGCQFHPEVAHTKNGLSMLRNFVFGICKADPVWDREHFIDVSVREIREKIGSDRVLCAVSGGVDSTVVAALLDRALGEQVDCVFVDNGVLRKDEGDEVEELFRSHFQVRFHRVNAQERFFEALRSCEEPEEKRRQIGHTFIRVFEDEARRLGPIPWLAQGTLYPDVIESISVKGPSATIKSHHNVGGLPEDMDFQLLEPLRELFKDEVRELGVALGLPEKFVQRHPFPGPGLGVRILGEVTPERVKVLQEADAIFIQELHDSGWYDKTWQAMAVLLPVHSVGVMGDQRTYENVIALRAVNSTDGMTADWSRLPHDLLDRASNRIIGTVRGVNRVVYDVSSKPPATIEWE; from the coding sequence ATGATTCACGAAGAGCAATCGATCGTCATTCTTGACTACGGATCCCAGTACACGCAGTTGATTGCGCGCAGGATTCGGGAGCTCAAGGTCTACAGTGTCATCCTGCCCTGGACGGCAAGCAGGGAAGAAGTGCTGCGGGAAAACCCCCGGGGCCTGATTCTTTCGGGCGGGCCTTCCAGCGTCTATGACGAAGGAGCTCCGGAACTGCAGGACTGGATTCTCGGTCTAAAGATCCCGCTTCTCGGAGTATGCTACGGCATGCAACTTCTGGGGCGAGCTCATGGCGGGCGAATTGACAGCAGCGATAGGCGCGAATACGGACTTGCCAGAGTCCAATGCGACCCTGCGGCAGGTCTCTTTCTGGGAATGGATCCCGAGGAAGAGGTCTGGATGAGTCATGGCGACTCCATGCATGAACTGCCCGAAGGCCTTCACTCCACGGCCCACAGTGAGGGAAGTCCGGTCTGCGCCTTTGAGGATGAGTCCGGCCGCATTCTCGGTTGCCAGTTCCATCCGGAGGTGGCTCACACAAAGAACGGCCTGAGCATGCTCCGGAACTTCGTCTTCGGCATCTGCAAGGCGGATCCAGTCTGGGATCGGGAACATTTCATTGATGTCAGTGTCCGGGAGATTCGGGAGAAGATTGGAAGTGACCGGGTTCTCTGTGCTGTCAGCGGGGGAGTGGATTCCACGGTGGTCGCAGCCCTTCTGGACCGTGCTCTTGGAGAGCAGGTGGATTGTGTTTTCGTGGACAATGGTGTTTTGCGAAAGGATGAGGGCGATGAAGTGGAAGAGCTCTTTCGCTCCCACTTCCAGGTTCGATTCCACCGTGTGAACGCGCAGGAGCGTTTCTTCGAGGCCTTGCGCTCCTGTGAGGAGCCGGAGGAGAAACGTCGGCAAATCGGTCATACTTTCATTCGGGTTTTCGAGGATGAAGCCCGTCGCCTGGGGCCGATTCCCTGGCTTGCCCAGGGAACCCTCTACCCCGATGTGATCGAATCAATTTCGGTGAAAGGCCCGAGCGCAACCATCAAGAGCCACCACAATGTGGGAGGACTGCCTGAGGACATGGACTTTCAGTTGCTGGAGCCCTTGAGGGAACTCTTCAAGGATGAAGTCCGGGAACTGGGAGTCGCGCTTGGTTTGCCGGAGAAGTTTGTGCAGAGACATCCCTTTCCCGGCCCGGGGCTCGGGGTCAGAATCCTGGGAGAAGTGACTCCGGAGCGAGTGAAGGTTCTTCAGGAAGCCGATGCAATCTTCATCCAGGAATTGCATGACAGTGGCTGGTACGACAAAACCTGGCAGGCCATGGCTGTGCTCTTGCCCGTCCATTCCGTGGGAGTGATGGGCGACCAGCGCACTTATGAGAATGTGATCGCCCTTCGTGCCGTGAACTCCACCGATGGCATGACGGCCGACTGGAGTCGACTGCCTCACGATCTGCTTGACCGTGCCAGTAACCGCATCATTGGAACGGTTCGCGGAGTGAATCGTGTGGTCTATGATGTCAGTTCGAAACCTCCAGCAACCATCGAGTGGGAATGA
- a CDS encoding LysM peptidoglycan-binding domain-containing protein — MPFSKSLILPFFALTLFLSACAPLQTFFLSRDLEATPETSPEEILSTPDTLQVALVDTLATPAPLSTLETLPAPPAQEWSIRDRALAFHPRLQELQESFDHAVHSLATGDLLHCQETLDEVDAYLETVKEDSLVNGLTQLYLGSLRERIDRLQEILDEESLMQFSAPLAVADDSLLAIWYGGMPEIPSRPLRLVRNERVSKWIFYFTGKGRKTFELWMERGEIYRPLIESALDQHELPRELFYLAMIESGFSSSAKSSAGAVGPWQFIRGTGRRYGLSIDYWVDERKDFVRSTEAACQYLSHLYGIFQDWNLAMAAYNSGEFRVQATVRRSGSRDFWELKLPRQTRDYVPKMMAATIIASNLEEFGFSLPKARPFQYEDLSLKEAADLSLLSRKGNIPLKTLRKMNPQLLRWCTPPDRGEYVLHVPKGKSRPLGKTLATLSRQEQIRFRKHRVKKGETLYDIAKGYGTTVKAITRQNGIQNPRLLRAGSQIVVPIHPDIPFRPSQNGGVASAAEKMLPSLSTPLGMGKSLYTVRKGENLSVIARKLGCRVRQLQDWNRLGPSSRIYPNQVLQFLHPEGSKAPGSSPRSVKRTHVVAKGESLYRIGKKYGASVSEMRKWNPKLAARKVIHPGERLVVYTDL, encoded by the coding sequence ATGCCTTTCTCAAAGTCCCTCATCCTTCCCTTCTTCGCCCTGACTCTCTTTCTTTCGGCCTGCGCTCCCCTTCAAACTTTTTTTCTTTCCCGGGATCTGGAAGCTACTCCGGAGACCTCTCCTGAGGAGATACTGTCCACTCCCGACACCCTTCAAGTCGCTCTTGTCGACACACTAGCCACCCCGGCTCCCCTTTCCACGCTGGAGACTCTCCCAGCGCCACCTGCCCAGGAATGGTCGATCCGGGACCGTGCTCTCGCCTTCCACCCCCGTCTTCAGGAGCTTCAGGAATCCTTTGATCACGCGGTCCACAGTCTCGCTACGGGCGACCTTCTCCACTGCCAGGAGACACTCGACGAAGTGGATGCCTATCTGGAAACGGTGAAGGAGGACAGTCTGGTCAACGGTCTGACCCAGCTCTATCTCGGAAGCCTCCGGGAACGCATCGACCGGCTTCAGGAGATCCTCGACGAAGAGAGTTTGATGCAATTCTCTGCACCCTTGGCCGTGGCCGACGACTCTCTTCTTGCCATCTGGTATGGGGGAATGCCCGAGATTCCCAGCCGCCCCCTGAGGCTTGTTCGCAACGAGAGAGTGAGCAAATGGATCTTCTATTTCACAGGAAAGGGACGAAAGACCTTTGAGCTCTGGATGGAGAGAGGGGAGATTTACCGTCCCCTGATCGAGTCCGCTCTCGATCAGCATGAACTGCCCCGGGAACTTTTCTATCTAGCCATGATCGAGAGTGGTTTTTCCTCCTCGGCAAAAAGCAGTGCCGGTGCTGTCGGCCCCTGGCAGTTTATTCGGGGAACGGGAAGAAGATACGGACTCAGCATCGACTACTGGGTAGATGAGCGAAAAGACTTTGTCCGCTCCACGGAGGCGGCCTGCCAGTATCTTTCGCACCTTTACGGCATCTTCCAGGACTGGAACCTCGCCATGGCTGCCTACAACTCCGGGGAGTTCCGGGTGCAGGCGACCGTACGCAGATCCGGAAGCCGGGACTTCTGGGAACTCAAACTCCCCCGACAGACCCGGGACTATGTCCCCAAGATGATGGCGGCCACCATCATCGCCTCAAATCTGGAGGAGTTCGGATTCTCCCTGCCCAAGGCCCGTCCCTTCCAGTACGAGGATTTGTCTCTGAAAGAGGCGGCTGACCTCAGCCTGCTTTCCCGCAAGGGAAACATACCGCTGAAAACTCTTCGAAAGATGAACCCCCAACTGCTTCGCTGGTGCACTCCCCCGGACCGGGGCGAATATGTACTGCATGTTCCCAAGGGAAAGTCTCGCCCCCTGGGCAAGACTCTCGCCACTCTCTCCCGGCAGGAGCAGATCCGTTTTCGCAAACATCGTGTGAAAAAGGGAGAGACTCTCTACGACATTGCCAAAGGCTACGGAACCACCGTCAAGGCCATCACTCGACAGAACGGCATCCAGAACCCACGCCTTCTTCGGGCCGGCAGCCAGATCGTAGTTCCCATCCATCCCGACATACCCTTCAGACCCAGTCAGAACGGCGGAGTCGCCAGTGCCGCAGAGAAGATGCTCCCCTCCCTGTCCACTCCCCTGGGAATGGGGAAGAGCCTCTACACGGTTCGAAAGGGAGAGAACCTGTCGGTGATTGCAAGAAAACTGGGATGCAGGGTTCGGCAACTTCAGGACTGGAATCGGCTCGGGCCTTCTTCGCGCATCTATCCGAACCAGGTTCTACAGTTCCTCCATCCCGAAGGAAGCAAGGCCCCGGGCAGTTCGCCGCGAAGCGTGAAACGAACTCATGTGGTGGCCAAGGGAGAGAGTCTCTACCGGATCGGCAAGAAGTACGGTGCCAGTGTCTCCGAGATGAGAAAATGGAACCCGAAGCTTGCCGCACGCAAGGTGATTCATCCGGGAGAAAGGCTCGTCGTCTACACGGATCTCTAG
- a CDS encoding phosphoribosylaminoimidazolesuccinocarboxamide synthase: MKDTLPRVLARSEDLGLKPDYRGKVRDLFDLGEQLLIVATDRISAFDHVMAEPVPGKGEMLTRISVDWFRMLGDRVDHHLISDDWCEFPEPFNRVELGGRSMLVHKTNRFDLECVVRGYLTGSGLKDYQATGGVCGIPLPDGMQDADRLSKPIFTPAFKADEGHDRNVDHAEGREIVGEEWFDTLEETSMEIYRIGEEYARERGIIIADTKFEFGVKDGKLLLIDEVLTPDSSRFWAMEDYQPGSSPPSYDKQVLRNWLEKTGWDKNSTPPALDEEIVREVYGRYRDIHERLFPKEGAEREGQSS; the protein is encoded by the coding sequence ATGAAGGACACTCTTCCTCGTGTGCTGGCCAGAAGTGAAGACCTTGGGCTGAAGCCTGACTATCGTGGCAAGGTTCGGGATCTATTCGATCTCGGAGAGCAGCTTCTTATCGTCGCCACGGACCGCATCAGCGCCTTCGACCACGTCATGGCTGAACCGGTTCCTGGCAAGGGTGAAATGCTGACCAGAATTTCCGTAGACTGGTTTCGCATGCTGGGGGATCGAGTGGATCACCATCTGATCAGCGATGACTGGTGTGAGTTTCCGGAACCCTTCAATCGTGTGGAGCTGGGCGGCCGCAGCATGCTGGTTCACAAGACGAACCGCTTTGATCTGGAGTGCGTGGTGCGAGGCTATCTGACCGGCTCTGGTCTGAAGGACTACCAGGCCACGGGAGGGGTCTGCGGGATTCCCCTGCCAGACGGCATGCAGGATGCCGATCGGCTTTCGAAGCCTATTTTCACTCCTGCTTTCAAGGCCGATGAGGGCCACGATCGCAATGTGGATCATGCAGAAGGAAGGGAAATTGTCGGAGAAGAGTGGTTCGACACGCTGGAGGAGACCAGCATGGAAATCTACCGCATCGGTGAGGAATACGCCCGGGAGCGGGGGATCATCATTGCGGATACCAAGTTCGAGTTTGGCGTGAAGGACGGGAAGCTTCTCCTGATTGATGAGGTTCTGACTCCCGACAGTTCCCGTTTCTGGGCCATGGAGGACTACCAGCCCGGCTCTTCCCCGCCCTCCTATGACAAACAGGTCTTGAGAAACTGGCTCGAAAAGACCGGCTGGGACAAGAACAGCACTCCTCCCGCCCTTGATGAAGAAATAGTGAGGGAGGTCTACGGTCGCTATCGCGACATTCACGAGAGACTGTTTCCAAAAGAAGGGGCTGAGAGGGAGGGACAGAGTTCATGA
- the purN gene encoding phosphoribosylglycinamide formyltransferase — protein sequence MQRIAVFASGRGSNFLALLEAEKEKLFPGRIVLLLSDQQDAGAIELAREHDLPVFVLPPGRGKGRLSEAEEISLRDACQLSGVQWICLAGFMRILRGPLLEAYPDRILNIHPSLLPSFPGLHAQKQAWEFGVKVAGCSVHFVDQGVDSGPLVLQKEVRVREGESSGDLSARILAEEHQLYAEALRRLFTDPWERRDRRIVFTERERKS from the coding sequence ATGCAGCGCATCGCTGTTTTCGCCTCCGGGCGGGGAAGCAATTTCCTCGCTTTACTGGAGGCTGAAAAGGAGAAGCTCTTTCCGGGACGCATCGTTCTGCTCCTTAGCGACCAGCAGGATGCAGGGGCCATCGAGCTTGCCCGGGAGCATGACCTGCCGGTCTTTGTCCTTCCCCCCGGTCGGGGCAAAGGCAGGCTGAGCGAGGCAGAAGAAATCTCTCTGCGCGATGCCTGCCAACTGTCCGGAGTGCAATGGATCTGTCTGGCCGGTTTCATGCGGATTCTTCGCGGCCCTCTTCTGGAAGCTTATCCGGATCGTATTCTGAATATCCACCCATCACTTCTTCCTTCTTTCCCCGGGCTTCATGCCCAGAAACAGGCCTGGGAATTCGGAGTGAAGGTGGCAGGCTGTTCGGTTCACTTTGTGGATCAGGGGGTGGACTCGGGTCCGCTTGTTCTGCAGAAGGAGGTCCGTGTGCGGGAGGGAGAGTCCTCAGGGGACCTCTCTGCCCGTATTCTGGCAGAAGAGCATCAACTATATGCGGAAGCACTTCGACGCCTTTTCACAGACCCCTGGGAGCGTCGTGATCGCAGGATCGTATTCACAGAAAGGGAAAGGAAATCATGA